The Thiothrix subterranea genome has a segment encoding these proteins:
- a CDS encoding vWA domain-containing protein codes for MATPKHNTAKYAKHRQTISEALAVLVAHPLFKRLLPLALHDASKPLADTCWGQLDESGGRMVFHLNVQKRLEVEEWVYIIALGYLHLGLGHVRPGNREWRIACELYAHHFARQIGIGKLPTMFRFVPLDNLPLRGEQELAHYFQNLDDLEPYVGLGIGGFEPSWKLRTSQTVNYTPDSSRHEAFVAGLNAAVQAAVATASNEIRAFSLLSDNLRQANHWVINSFPLLSALASSFSLHEDKALCERMHIAVAAIHPELREVYINPHWKFSKEELIFILLHEYLHIGLRHDVREQGRDAYYWNVACDYVINGWLVEMQVGKLPAVGILHDPELAGRSAEDIYDEIVSNLRWQRKLEKIRTLRGEGKSDIINERPPTWWTLGSGVTLDEFYRRCMREGLEYAQAHGRGLFPAGLVEEIRAINQRPIPWDVQLTEWLDQFFPPVEKQRSYARISRRQSATPDIPRPHWHRPEQAAMRRTFGVVLDTSGSMSRRDLGMALGAISAYAMSRDVTHVRLVFCDATPYDAGYVEADYLLDKVEVKGRGGTVLQPAVDLLQQADNFPKRGPLLIITDGYIDELHIRLEHAYLMPTGSRLPFKTQSPVFYFESKRGN; via the coding sequence ATGGCTACGCCCAAACATAACACGGCCAAATACGCGAAGCATCGCCAAACCATTAGTGAGGCATTGGCGGTACTTGTGGCGCACCCGTTATTTAAACGCTTGCTACCGTTAGCGTTGCATGATGCGAGCAAACCGTTAGCGGATACCTGTTGGGGGCAATTGGATGAATCAGGTGGACGCATGGTGTTTCACCTTAATGTTCAGAAACGCCTAGAGGTGGAGGAATGGGTCTACATCATCGCTTTAGGGTATTTGCATTTGGGTTTAGGGCATGTGCGCCCCGGCAACCGTGAATGGCGCATTGCCTGCGAGTTGTATGCCCATCATTTTGCGCGGCAGATTGGCATTGGCAAATTGCCGACAATGTTCCGCTTCGTGCCATTGGATAATTTGCCATTGCGGGGTGAGCAAGAACTGGCACATTACTTCCAAAACTTGGATGACCTAGAACCTTATGTGGGGCTGGGGATTGGCGGCTTTGAACCTAGCTGGAAGCTGCGTACTTCACAAACCGTGAATTACACCCCGGACAGTTCACGTCACGAGGCGTTTGTGGCGGGCTTGAATGCGGCGGTACAAGCAGCGGTGGCGACGGCCTCCAACGAAATTCGCGCATTTTCGCTATTGAGTGACAATCTTCGCCAAGCCAACCATTGGGTGATTAATTCTTTTCCGTTGTTATCGGCGTTAGCCAGCAGTTTTAGCCTGCATGAAGACAAGGCGCTGTGTGAGCGTATGCATATTGCGGTGGCCGCGATTCACCCCGAATTGCGTGAGGTCTACATTAACCCGCACTGGAAATTTTCCAAAGAGGAGCTGATCTTTATTTTGCTGCACGAATATTTGCACATCGGTTTGCGGCACGATGTGCGGGAACAGGGGCGGGATGCGTATTACTGGAATGTGGCGTGTGACTACGTGATTAACGGCTGGTTGGTGGAAATGCAAGTGGGTAAATTGCCTGCGGTCGGCATATTGCATGACCCCGAATTGGCGGGGCGTTCCGCCGAAGATATATACGATGAAATCGTGAGCAATCTGCGCTGGCAGCGTAAATTGGAGAAAATCAGGACGCTGCGGGGCGAAGGGAAATCGGACATTATCAATGAACGCCCGCCAACTTGGTGGACGCTGGGGAGCGGGGTGACGTTGGATGAATTTTACCGCCGCTGTATGCGTGAAGGGCTGGAGTACGCGCAAGCGCATGGTCGTGGTTTATTTCCGGCAGGCTTGGTGGAGGAAATCCGTGCCATTAACCAACGGCCTATTCCGTGGGATGTGCAATTGACCGAATGGCTTGACCAATTTTTCCCACCGGTGGAAAAGCAGCGTTCGTATGCCCGTATCAGCCGTCGCCAAAGCGCGACACCCGACATTCCGCGCCCGCACTGGCATCGCCCGGAACAGGCGGCAATGAGACGGACGTTTGGGGTGGTGTTGGATACGTCTGGCTCGATGAGTCGGCGGGATTTGGGTATGGCATTGGGCGCAATCAGTGCTTACGCCATGAGCCGGGACGTGACGCATGTGCGTCTGGTATTTTGCGATGCAACACCCTATGACGCAGGCTACGTGGAAGCGGATTATTTGTTGGATAAAGTGGAAGTCAAAGGGCGTGGCGGTACGGTATTGCAACCAGCGGTAGATTTGTTACAACAAGCCGATAATTTCCCTAAACGTGGCCCGTTGTTGATTATCACCGATGGGTACATTGACGAGTTGCATATCCGCTTGGAACACGCTTACCTGATGCCGACAGGAAGCCGTTTGCCGTTTAAGACCCAAAGCCCCGTGTTTTATTTCGAGAGTAAGCGGGGCAATTAA
- a CDS encoding AAA family ATPase, whose translation MQAAQSLTTEELFDFLLNIAPVRPVFIWGPPGIGKSSLVEKFAEAVGLDCVSLLGSQLAPEDIIGVPQIMDGKSRFCPPTLIAREQPFCLFLDELNACSQEVQKAFYSLINDRRIGEFMLPAGSIVIGAGNRAEDAAIVKPLSSALINRMVHVSLRADHRSWLGWANHAGIHGLVLQYLQLRPDHLWAKPPKHEEPFSTPRSWHMLSDSLAAYGEANLNETVIKRLAAGLLTPSHAQQFSGFFRQQQLAYGIHALLKGEKNWPEKPEERDILYFMAQSFHAHLLKNLPSERGQMSQEVSQLANRAKDMLIQLARISLEMAQLVIAEDEQGRTLPDWFMVEIARDLPRLLKRK comes from the coding sequence ATGCAGGCTGCACAATCATTAACAACGGAAGAGCTGTTCGACTTCCTGTTGAATATTGCACCGGTACGCCCGGTGTTTATCTGGGGGCCGCCTGGTATCGGTAAATCCTCACTGGTGGAGAAGTTCGCGGAAGCGGTGGGCTTAGATTGCGTTAGCTTACTGGGTTCACAGCTTGCCCCGGAAGACATTATCGGTGTGCCGCAAATCATGGATGGCAAATCGCGCTTTTGCCCCCCGACTCTGATCGCCCGCGAACAACCGTTTTGTTTGTTTCTGGACGAATTGAACGCCTGTTCACAAGAAGTGCAAAAAGCCTTTTACAGCCTGATCAATGACCGCCGCATTGGTGAATTTATGTTGCCTGCCGGTTCCATCGTGATTGGGGCGGGTAATCGGGCGGAAGATGCCGCGATTGTTAAACCCTTGTCTTCTGCCCTGATCAACCGCATGGTGCATGTGAGCTTGCGGGCTGATCACCGCAGTTGGCTGGGGTGGGCTAATCATGCCGGTATTCATGGCTTGGTGTTGCAATACCTCCAGCTCCGCCCGGATCATTTATGGGCAAAACCCCCAAAGCACGAAGAACCGTTTTCCACCCCGCGCAGTTGGCACATGCTGTCGGATAGCCTCGCGGCTTATGGTGAAGCCAATTTGAATGAAACCGTCATCAAACGCTTGGCGGCGGGGTTACTCACGCCCAGCCATGCGCAACAGTTTTCTGGGTTTTTCCGCCAGCAACAATTGGCTTACGGAATTCATGCGCTGCTCAAAGGTGAAAAGAACTGGCCAGAAAAGCCGGAGGAGCGCGACATTCTGTATTTCATGGCGCAAAGTTTTCACGCGCATTTGTTGAAAAATTTACCCAGTGAACGCGGACAAATGAGTCAGGAAGTCAGCCAACTGGCGAACCGTGCCAAGGATATGCTGATTCAACTGGCGCGTATTTCCTTGGAAATGGCGCAATTGGTGATTGCTGAAGATGAACAAGGGCGTACTCTGCCCGATTGGTTCATGGTGGAAATTGCCCGTGATTTGCCGCGTTTATTGAAACGTAAGTGA
- a CDS encoding GNAT family N-acetyltransferase, with protein sequence MRNISYLIPVARGTGIAEIMHRYVLEAFQRQGCKTVWLSVSQSNQRAIAFYRKHGWVYLNPRADDATLHVYALDLILNQLVSHLVERYQVHTVLLYGSRADGTATPASDYDIAAFAPVAESVHYAVEYAGVWLDAFIYPEAHLHSPDTQTLRLHNSIILLQHGKVASLFLEKVAALFEAGAEPLTALERATRQAWAEKMLVRSAKQDIEGHYRKAWLLTALLEDYFAFRSLWYLGPKKAFHWLEHHDPESYQRFDAALANTATASDLAALVARVTRHEEPSLN encoded by the coding sequence GTGCGTAACATCAGCTACCTGATTCCGGTCGCCAGAGGCACAGGCATTGCCGAAATCATGCACCGTTATGTACTAGAGGCATTCCAGCGCCAAGGTTGCAAAACGGTGTGGCTGAGTGTCAGCCAAAGCAACCAGCGAGCCATTGCGTTTTACCGGAAGCACGGTTGGGTTTACCTGAACCCGCGTGCCGATGATGCCACCCTGCATGTTTATGCGCTTGACCTCATTCTTAACCAACTGGTTTCACACTTGGTTGAGCGTTATCAGGTTCACACGGTGCTATTGTACGGTTCGCGGGCTGACGGGACAGCCACGCCAGCCAGTGATTACGATATAGCCGCGTTTGCACCTGTAGCGGAGAGCGTACATTATGCAGTTGAATATGCCGGTGTCTGGCTGGATGCTTTTATTTACCCTGAAGCACATTTACACAGCCCGGATACGCAAACCTTGCGCTTACACAATAGTATTATATTGCTACAACACGGCAAGGTTGCGTCCTTATTTTTGGAAAAGGTTGCCGCTTTATTTGAGGCGGGTGCTGAACCATTAACTGCCCTAGAGCGGGCAACACGGCAGGCATGGGCAGAAAAAATGTTGGTACGCAGTGCCAAGCAGGATATAGAAGGCCACTACCGCAAGGCATGGTTGCTTACGGCTTTGTTGGAAGACTACTTTGCCTTTCGCAGCCTGTGGTATTTGGGACCGAAAAAAGCTTTCCATTGGTTGGAACACCATGACCCGGAAAGCTACCAACGGTTTGATGCAGCCTTGGCAAACACTGCCACCGCTTCAGACCTTGCCGCTTTGGTGGCGCGTGTTACTCGCCATGAAGAACCATCACTTAACTGA
- a CDS encoding IS701 family transposase, translated as MNQNRLDLYTDYLSVTFGYATATGLSQMLDGQVSHDAISRFLSERDYTSKDLWKQVKSLVREVESDDGVLIIDDTVEEKPHMDENDLICWHYDHCLGRNIKGINLVNCLYHANDTSIPVAFELVRKPLRYCDLKTRQEKRCSDITKNEQMRAMIDATIQNQVKFSWILTDIWFASSENMEHIKQTRHKDFIMALKSNRLVALSEAARKEKRYTRLDQLEWSEQHAVTGWLKGLNFPVRLVRQVFTNKDGSSGILYLVCSKLDAEWDEITSLYQKRWKVEVFHKSLKSNAAFAKSPAHTPRTQANHLFASIVAVFKMECLTVRKKLNHFALKAKLYRKAIKAAFEELLAFRATA; from the coding sequence ATGAACCAGAACCGCCTAGACCTCTACACCGACTACCTGAGCGTGACGTTTGGTTACGCCACGGCGACAGGCTTATCTCAAATGCTGGATGGTCAAGTCAGCCATGATGCGATCAGCCGCTTCCTGTCCGAACGCGACTACACCTCGAAAGACCTTTGGAAACAGGTCAAAAGTCTCGTCCGTGAGGTTGAATCGGATGATGGGGTTCTCATCATTGATGACACGGTGGAAGAAAAGCCCCATATGGACGAAAACGACCTGATTTGCTGGCATTATGACCACTGCCTAGGACGGAACATCAAGGGCATCAATTTAGTGAACTGCCTCTACCACGCGAACGACACCTCCATTCCGGTTGCGTTTGAACTGGTACGTAAACCACTGCGTTATTGTGACCTCAAAACCCGGCAAGAAAAGCGGTGCAGTGACATCACCAAGAATGAACAGATGCGGGCTATGATTGATGCCACTATCCAGAATCAGGTGAAATTTTCATGGATTCTGACAGACATCTGGTTCGCATCCAGCGAAAACATGGAACACATCAAGCAAACCCGGCACAAGGACTTCATCATGGCACTGAAAAGCAATCGGCTGGTGGCCTTGAGCGAAGCTGCTCGCAAGGAAAAACGTTACACCCGGCTCGACCAACTGGAATGGTCAGAACAACACGCCGTCACGGGCTGGCTGAAGGGGCTGAATTTCCCCGTCAGGCTTGTCCGGCAAGTCTTTACAAACAAGGATGGCAGCAGCGGCATTTTGTATCTGGTCTGTAGCAAGCTGGACGCTGAGTGGGACGAAATCACCTCACTCTACCAAAAACGGTGGAAAGTGGAGGTCTTTCACAAATCGCTCAAGTCCAATGCCGCCTTTGCCAAGTCGCCTGCCCACACACCCAGGACACAAGCCAACCATCTATTTGCCTCGATTGTTGCCGTGTTCAAGATGGAATGTTTGACTGTGAGGAAAAAACTTAACCACTTTGCCCTCAAAGCAAAACTCTACCGCAAAGCCATCAAGGCGGCTTTTGAGGAGTTGCTCGCTTTTCGGGCTACTGCGTAA
- a CDS encoding DUF3841 domain-containing protein codes for MKVWTIQEPIIWETLQAQGVWRTSFPYVCDAWPVAYRWMAKQLALRSEPSSFDEQAPIWVWSQWNGVKKTKPDLCSRGYLMPGTSAVRLELDIDENRVLLSDFLLWHIPLNNGYIGRSGRDAKQFDKALSKAGLWRESLSLLPQEWRSRIEDSWVRIFDLAWEDRYFVTAMADKSIQGVMWELRLEDVRDVTHFVAR; via the coding sequence ATGAAAGTCTGGACAATTCAAGAACCCATTATATGGGAAACGCTTCAAGCTCAAGGTGTGTGGCGGACAAGCTTTCCTTACGTTTGTGATGCTTGGCCTGTGGCTTATCGCTGGATGGCAAAGCAACTGGCGTTGCGTTCAGAACCTTCCTCGTTCGATGAGCAGGCACCGATTTGGGTCTGGTCTCAATGGAATGGGGTAAAAAAAACCAAGCCGGATTTGTGTTCTCGCGGATATTTGATGCCGGGTACTTCAGCGGTTAGGCTGGAATTGGATATTGATGAAAATCGTGTACTGCTATCAGATTTTCTCCTATGGCATATACCGCTGAATAATGGCTACATTGGCAGATCAGGGCGGGATGCAAAGCAGTTTGATAAGGCTTTAAGTAAAGCAGGTTTGTGGCGCGAAAGCTTGTCACTGTTGCCTCAGGAGTGGCGTAGCCGGATCGAGGATAGTTGGGTAAGGATTTTCGATCTTGCGTGGGAAGATCGCTATTTTGTCACTGCCATGGCTGACAAAAGCATTCAAGGTGTCATGTGGGAATTGCGCTTGGAAGATGTGCGGGATGTGACACATTTTGTTGCCCGCTAA
- a CDS encoding Ig domain-containing protein, which produces MNINALKSCLLIVGLLGVSQLHAADVSYKSHVAQKGWLDWVSNGATSGTTGESRRAEAIKVSLKDLPSSCSVNYQVYAAGVGWMSWVSNGATAGTTGDGRQIEAFKVQLSKCPGWIIRYKAHVANKGWLNWTSNGGVAGTTGESRRLEAIKIKLIRDNDS; this is translated from the coding sequence ATGAATATTAATGCATTGAAGTCCTGCTTGTTAATAGTGGGTTTATTGGGAGTTTCTCAACTCCATGCGGCTGATGTTTCCTACAAATCTCATGTTGCTCAGAAAGGATGGTTGGATTGGGTTAGTAATGGTGCAACTTCTGGAACAACAGGAGAGAGCAGACGGGCAGAAGCAATTAAAGTTTCTCTCAAAGATTTACCAAGCTCCTGTTCAGTGAATTATCAGGTGTATGCCGCTGGTGTTGGCTGGATGAGTTGGGTTAGTAATGGGGCGACTGCAGGAACAACTGGAGATGGCAGGCAAATTGAAGCCTTCAAGGTTCAATTAAGCAAGTGTCCCGGTTGGATTATCCGATATAAAGCACATGTTGCCAACAAAGGTTGGTTGAATTGGACAAGCAATGGTGGCGTTGCGGGAACCACAGGTGAGTCAAGGCGTTTGGAAGCTATAAAAATAAAATTGATTAGAGATAATGATTCGTAA
- a CDS encoding ParB N-terminal domain-containing protein, giving the protein MANRGSTRILYSAPDEHGNVSYWYAQTLWRATEGVLVTPIALNSLELLDEVVWFGGPNNRQPTIRNVAEHAKDIINADLSYPIIVVRGGDILDGAHRIARAYIEGKTNIDAVIIEKYPEPDGVLAEGEVAPLPHE; this is encoded by the coding sequence ATGGCAAACCGGGGATCAACGCGAATTCTCTATTCCGCACCAGATGAGCATGGAAACGTGTCTTACTGGTATGCGCAGACACTATGGCGTGCTACCGAAGGTGTACTTGTTACGCCAATAGCATTGAATTCGCTAGAACTCTTGGATGAAGTGGTGTGGTTTGGTGGCCCTAACAATCGGCAACCAACTATTCGGAATGTCGCTGAACACGCGAAAGATATTATCAATGCTGACCTGTCTTACCCGATCATTGTCGTGCGCGGTGGTGATATTCTTGACGGTGCGCATCGAATTGCGCGTGCCTATATTGAAGGCAAAACAAACATTGATGCTGTCATTATAGAAAAATACCCAGAACCTGATGGCGTATTGGCAGAGGGTGAAGTTGCGCCGCTGCCTCATGAATAG